In the genome of Prosthecobacter algae, one region contains:
- a CDS encoding YezD family protein, with the protein MSQHTAETESEAWLEIVRQKVGAMRFGSVQIIVHEGRVTQVESTEKTRLSSETTQVPAKK; encoded by the coding sequence ATGAGTCAACACACCGCCGAAACAGAATCCGAAGCCTGGTTGGAAATCGTCCGTCAGAAAGTCGGCGCTATGCGTTTTGGCTCGGTGCAGATCATCGTCCATGAAGGGCGGGTGACGCAGGTGGAGAGCACGGAGAAAACCCGCCTCTCCTCTGAGACCACCCAGGTCCCCGCGAAGAAGTAG
- a CDS encoding Rrf2 family transcriptional regulator: MRLTKRGEYALRTMIRLGVAARNGEGVISVSSLAEQEHLPFKFLEAILFELRTAGYVESLRGKHGGARLARPMSGIKMGEIVRLIDGKLAPIGCASETEYEKCTCPDEEHCGLRMLMIDVRNAIANILDRYTLEHVVEVTLRKQEQCGTTKKKTAKKTGKSRHADPADGFLAVLLDTPV; this comes from the coding sequence ATGAGACTGACCAAACGTGGAGAGTACGCCCTCCGCACCATGATCCGCCTGGGGGTCGCTGCCCGCAATGGTGAAGGGGTGATTTCCGTATCCTCCCTCGCCGAGCAGGAGCACCTGCCGTTTAAGTTCCTCGAAGCCATCCTTTTTGAGTTGAGGACTGCAGGCTACGTAGAAAGCCTGCGCGGCAAGCACGGGGGAGCCCGGCTGGCCCGCCCGATGAGTGGCATCAAAATGGGCGAAATCGTCCGCCTTATTGATGGCAAGCTGGCCCCCATCGGCTGCGCGAGCGAGACGGAATATGAAAAATGCACCTGCCCGGATGAGGAGCACTGCGGCCTGCGCATGCTCATGATCGATGTGCGCAATGCCATCGCCAATATCCTGGATCGCTACACCCTGGAGCATGTGGTGGAGGTGACGCTGCGGAAGCAGGAACAGTGCGGCACGACGAAGAAAAAGACTGCCAAAAAAACAGGCAAGTCGCGCCATGCTGATCCTGCCGATGGATTCCTGGCCGTGCTGCTGGACACGCCTGTGTAA
- the ilvC gene encoding ketol-acid reductoisomerase, with product MPAKIYTEKDASLAPLKGKTCAVIGFGSQGHAHALNLKESGVNVIIGLYSGSKSRKVAEEKGFRVYDTAEAVKLADVIFVAVPDTKIGGVYKADIAPNLTKGKTLLFSHGFAIHYKTVVPPKDVNVIMVAPKGPGHIVRRQYTEGKGVPGLIAIYQDPSKKSKQIALAWAHGVGCTRGGVIQTDFKEETETDLFGEQTVLCGGTSALVQAGFEVLVEAGYSPEMAYFECLHELKLIVDLMNESGIAGMRFSISETAKWGDVKVGPKIIDASVKKRMKAALKEIQNGKFAKEWIKETESGYKTFNKLLKDGEKHPIEKTGARLRSLMPWIKKRDFKGQQASYE from the coding sequence ATGCCCGCAAAAATCTACACTGAAAAAGACGCCAGCCTGGCGCCTCTCAAAGGCAAAACCTGCGCCGTGATCGGCTTTGGCTCGCAGGGCCATGCGCACGCCCTGAACCTCAAGGAAAGCGGCGTCAACGTCATCATCGGTCTGTATTCCGGCAGCAAGAGCCGCAAGGTCGCTGAAGAAAAAGGCTTCAGAGTTTATGACACCGCCGAAGCTGTGAAGCTGGCCGACGTCATCTTCGTCGCCGTTCCTGACACCAAAATCGGTGGTGTGTACAAGGCTGACATCGCCCCGAACCTGACCAAGGGTAAGACCCTCCTGTTCAGCCACGGCTTCGCCATTCATTATAAGACCGTCGTCCCACCGAAGGATGTGAACGTGATCATGGTCGCCCCGAAAGGCCCAGGCCACATCGTCCGCCGTCAGTACACAGAAGGCAAAGGCGTTCCAGGACTCATCGCCATCTATCAGGACCCTTCCAAAAAATCCAAGCAGATCGCTCTCGCTTGGGCACACGGCGTGGGTTGCACCCGTGGCGGCGTCATCCAGACCGACTTCAAGGAAGAAACCGAAACCGATCTCTTCGGAGAGCAGACCGTTCTTTGCGGCGGCACCAGCGCCCTCGTGCAGGCTGGTTTCGAAGTGCTGGTCGAGGCCGGCTACTCCCCTGAAATGGCTTACTTCGAGTGCCTCCATGAGCTGAAGCTCATCGTGGACCTCATGAACGAGTCCGGCATCGCCGGCATGCGTTTCTCCATCTCTGAAACCGCCAAGTGGGGCGACGTCAAAGTCGGTCCGAAGATCATTGACGCCAGCGTTAAGAAGCGCATGAAGGCAGCTCTGAAGGAAATTCAGAACGGCAAGTTCGCCAAGGAGTGGATCAAGGAAACCGAGAGCGGTTACAAGACCTTCAACAAGCTGCTCAAAGACGGCGAGAAGCACCCGATCGAGAAGACCGGCGCTCGCCTCCGCAGCCTGATGCCATGGATCAAGAAGCGCGACTTCAAAGGCCAGCAGGCCAGCTACGAGTGA
- a CDS encoding alkaline phosphatase family protein: MIFRPLLLALGLTAALSAADKNQHVVLISLDGFPAWMWKDPSLAVPNLRKLAAEGAQTEAMTVSNPSITWINHTTMVTGVNPRKHGVLFNGLLVRGEGNKPPKIEPWVHKNRLVHVPTIYDIAHKEGLTTAEVDWVAIKDAETITWSFEELPNADRPIEKEMIAAGLLTAEQVSWMNPGPQRKNMAWHDLTWTKAASHIIKTHKPNLLLYHTLNTDGMHHRYGPANMASYTALAYTDRLVGDLVKAVEEAGLKDKTTFVIATDHGFKKVTNYVFPNVALKKAGYSKAFGNAITQCDVAAMTQGGLCFIYVLDPARKAELLPKLKELFTATEGVDKVIDGNDGPTLGMPTPAENQGMGDLVLYAKAGFAFNNGAAGDAVTGPSVDYGGTHGYPNTDPELDGIFIASGKGIKKGVVLPRMANLDIAPTIARLLDISLPAPDGRVLEEILEAGK; encoded by the coding sequence ATGATTTTTCGACCTCTCCTCCTGGCCCTCGGATTGACTGCGGCACTTTCTGCGGCTGACAAAAACCAGCACGTCGTGCTCATCAGCCTTGATGGTTTCCCAGCCTGGATGTGGAAGGACCCATCACTGGCCGTCCCAAACCTGCGCAAGCTGGCGGCTGAGGGTGCGCAGACGGAGGCGATGACCGTCTCCAACCCCTCCATCACCTGGATCAATCACACCACCATGGTCACAGGAGTGAATCCCCGCAAACATGGCGTTTTGTTCAATGGTCTGCTGGTAAGGGGAGAGGGCAACAAGCCGCCGAAGATTGAACCCTGGGTGCACAAGAACCGCCTCGTCCATGTGCCGACGATCTATGACATCGCCCACAAAGAGGGCCTGACCACCGCCGAAGTGGACTGGGTAGCTATCAAGGATGCGGAAACCATCACCTGGAGCTTCGAAGAACTGCCGAATGCGGACCGCCCCATCGAAAAGGAAATGATCGCCGCCGGCCTGCTGACGGCAGAGCAGGTCTCCTGGATGAACCCGGGCCCGCAGCGCAAGAACATGGCCTGGCATGACCTCACCTGGACAAAGGCCGCCAGCCACATCATCAAGACGCACAAGCCTAACCTTCTATTGTACCACACCCTGAACACCGACGGCATGCACCACCGCTACGGCCCGGCCAACATGGCCAGCTACACGGCGCTGGCTTACACAGATCGGCTGGTGGGAGATCTGGTGAAAGCCGTGGAAGAAGCCGGGTTGAAAGACAAGACCACCTTCGTCATCGCTACGGATCATGGTTTCAAAAAGGTAACCAACTATGTGTTCCCCAATGTGGCCCTGAAAAAGGCCGGTTACTCCAAAGCCTTTGGCAATGCCATCACCCAGTGTGATGTCGCAGCGATGACCCAGGGCGGCCTGTGCTTCATCTACGTGCTGGACCCCGCCCGCAAGGCGGAACTGCTGCCGAAACTCAAGGAACTCTTCACCGCCACCGAGGGTGTGGACAAGGTGATCGATGGCAACGACGGACCCACACTGGGCATGCCGACTCCCGCCGAAAATCAGGGCATGGGTGACCTGGTGCTGTACGCGAAGGCAGGCTTTGCCTTCAACAACGGCGCAGCAGGCGATGCCGTCACCGGCCCTAGTGTGGACTACGGCGGTACGCACGGTTACCCCAATACAGACCCGGAACTGGACGGCATCTTTATCGCCTCCGGCAAAGGCATCAAAAAAGGCGTGGTGCTGCCTCGCATGGCGAACCTGGACATCGCCCCCACCATCGCCCGGCTGCTGGACATCTCCTTGCCAGCACCAGATGGCCGTGTGCTGGAGGAGATTCTGGAAGCCGGGAAGTAA
- the pbpC gene encoding penicillin-binding protein 1C codes for MPRWLKRLLSLLFVALLLGLATWFALPWAVSLPAALQTPLQPSSRYLSSEGEPLRLLLTSQGDRVAQVLRFEEIPTRFIQATLAAEDKRFFDHGGVDLLAIARAARDNASQSRIVSGASTIHQQLIKVAAARPGKRGWWVKTVEAIQARHLAMAWSKEQVITEYVNRISYGNLLTGCASAAQGYFDKPLQDLTPAECALLAAIPQSPSRYNPFRQLAAILPRQQRILAKMHTLGWLTDEQLHVAQKETLKLQRYHGGFEAPHAVEMLRTTPRETTRTTLKAGLQRQVETIIAQRLRALKERHVSQAAVVVIENATGHVLALAGSRDFLAPEGGQINGAWVPHSPGSAIKPFTYLLALEQGHTPASIIADLPIEYTTPTGTYRPDNYAHKTYGPMTYRNALGNSLNISAVKVLSLVGGAQPLLDTLQQLGLSTLTEPADHYGLGLTIGNAPVRLLELANAYACLARLGKDLPWTLVNEAATTPAPRRQFDEATCYLMADILADNQARQLTFGQNSPLRLPFPVAVKTGTSTGYRDNWCVGYTPEFTVGVWAGNFDNSPMQDVSGVTGAAPIWRDVFLELQTRFGLTWYAEPHGIVRARIDPRTGKRLTAQSPPVRVSHEEIFVQAQQPPAATAADYDSQGRAYLRPEYATWIRSADNWMGNLVTIETTPQARPWRISNPIPGTVVRLDPDLPMGGRRLLLQTEPQRSISWDCDTLPVKTEGDVNYVDLTPGRHDLRATEPSSGEVQRTHIIVHPE; via the coding sequence ATGCCACGCTGGCTCAAACGTCTGCTATCTCTGCTGTTCGTCGCCCTTCTGCTAGGGCTGGCGACCTGGTTCGCTTTGCCCTGGGCAGTGTCGTTGCCCGCCGCCCTGCAGACTCCGCTACAGCCCTCTTCTCGCTACCTTTCCAGCGAGGGTGAACCGTTGCGTCTTTTGCTGACCTCGCAGGGAGATCGTGTGGCACAGGTGCTGCGGTTTGAAGAGATCCCCACCCGCTTCATCCAGGCTACCCTGGCAGCAGAGGACAAACGCTTCTTTGATCATGGCGGGGTGGACCTGCTGGCCATTGCGCGTGCAGCACGCGACAATGCCTCGCAAAGCCGCATTGTCTCGGGCGCTTCGACAATCCACCAGCAGCTCATCAAAGTGGCCGCTGCCCGGCCCGGCAAACGTGGTTGGTGGGTCAAAACCGTGGAGGCCATCCAGGCCCGTCATCTGGCCATGGCCTGGAGCAAGGAACAGGTCATCACCGAATACGTCAACCGCATCAGTTATGGCAATCTCTTGACCGGCTGCGCCAGCGCCGCCCAGGGCTATTTCGACAAGCCTCTGCAGGATCTCACCCCGGCGGAATGCGCCTTGCTAGCAGCCATTCCTCAGTCTCCTTCCCGCTACAATCCCTTTCGACAACTGGCAGCCATCCTACCCCGGCAGCAGCGCATCCTAGCAAAGATGCACACCCTAGGCTGGCTCACAGACGAGCAACTCCACGTGGCACAAAAGGAGACCCTAAAGTTGCAGCGATACCACGGCGGATTCGAGGCACCCCATGCGGTGGAGATGCTACGTACCACACCACGCGAGACCACACGCACAACCCTCAAAGCCGGACTGCAACGGCAGGTGGAAACGATCATTGCCCAACGCCTTCGGGCCTTGAAGGAGCGTCACGTTTCCCAGGCCGCCGTGGTCGTCATCGAAAATGCCACCGGCCACGTCCTGGCGCTGGCAGGCTCGCGTGATTTCCTCGCCCCCGAAGGCGGCCAGATCAATGGCGCGTGGGTGCCCCATTCACCCGGCTCCGCCATCAAACCGTTCACCTACCTGCTGGCGTTGGAACAAGGCCACACACCCGCCAGCATCATTGCAGATCTTCCCATCGAATACACCACCCCTACCGGCACCTACCGGCCCGACAACTACGCGCATAAAACCTATGGCCCCATGACCTATCGGAATGCCCTGGGCAACAGCCTCAACATTTCAGCCGTGAAGGTGCTCAGTCTGGTTGGGGGCGCACAGCCCCTGTTAGATACACTTCAACAGTTAGGCCTGAGCACACTCACTGAGCCCGCAGATCATTACGGCCTCGGTCTCACCATCGGTAATGCCCCGGTCCGGCTGCTGGAGCTGGCGAATGCCTATGCCTGCCTGGCCCGCCTGGGAAAGGACCTCCCCTGGACGCTTGTGAACGAGGCCGCCACCACCCCTGCGCCGCGACGTCAGTTTGATGAAGCCACCTGCTACCTCATGGCCGACATTCTGGCGGACAACCAGGCCCGCCAGCTCACCTTTGGCCAGAACTCCCCACTGCGCCTCCCCTTCCCTGTTGCCGTCAAAACGGGCACGAGCACCGGCTATCGCGACAACTGGTGTGTCGGCTACACCCCGGAGTTCACCGTCGGTGTCTGGGCAGGCAATTTTGACAACTCTCCCATGCAGGATGTCTCTGGTGTCACAGGTGCGGCCCCCATCTGGCGGGATGTCTTTTTGGAACTTCAGACCCGCTTCGGCCTAACTTGGTATGCCGAACCGCACGGCATTGTCCGTGCCCGCATCGATCCTCGCACCGGCAAGCGCCTCACAGCCCAATCCCCGCCCGTGCGTGTGAGCCATGAAGAAATCTTTGTCCAGGCCCAGCAGCCGCCCGCCGCCACCGCTGCGGACTATGACTCCCAAGGTCGCGCCTACCTGCGACCTGAGTACGCCACCTGGATCCGCAGCGCTGACAATTGGATGGGCAACTTGGTCACAATAGAGACCACCCCGCAGGCACGTCCCTGGCGAATCTCAAATCCCATTCCCGGCACCGTGGTGCGGCTGGACCCGGACCTGCCTATGGGAGGGCGTCGCCTGCTGCTGCAAACCGAACCCCAGCGATCCATAAGCTGGGACTGCGACACCCTGCCGGTGAAGACCGAAGGTGATGTAAACTATGTGGATCTCACCCCAGGTCGTCATGATCTCCGGGCCACGGAGCCAAGCAGCGGTGAAGTGCAGCGCACTCACATCATTGTGCATCCAGAATAG
- a CDS encoding ABC transporter ATP-binding protein, which produces MSLLTVQNLQQHFPVRGGLLRRSVASCKAVDGVSFSLAAGETLGLVGESGCGKTTLGKSIVRLLKPTGGSIQFEGQDITHASMGQLRPTRRHMQMIFQDPAESLNPRHTVRDILEEPFIVQKLGNKEERRAWVADLLDKVGLPTTSGDRFPFEFSGGQRQRIGIARAIALKPKLIVCDEPVSALDVSVQSQVLNLLLDLQRQMGLSYLFIAHGLSVVKHMSDRVAVMYLGKIVELAPAETLYRQPLHAYTRALLDAIPVPDPALRRPRSLLQGDVPSPINPPAGCAFGHRMAHPRWKDSVGMDLSLKEIAPGHWVQPCPCCT; this is translated from the coding sequence ATGAGCCTCCTCACCGTTCAAAATCTCCAGCAGCATTTCCCCGTCCGTGGCGGCCTGCTGCGGCGCTCTGTGGCCTCCTGCAAAGCCGTGGATGGTGTCAGCTTTTCCCTGGCTGCTGGGGAGACCCTAGGCCTCGTGGGTGAATCCGGCTGTGGCAAAACCACCCTCGGCAAAAGCATCGTGCGCCTGCTGAAACCCACCGGCGGCAGCATCCAGTTTGAAGGGCAAGACATTACCCACGCCAGCATGGGCCAGCTCCGCCCCACGCGCCGGCACATGCAGATGATCTTCCAAGATCCCGCTGAATCTCTGAACCCGCGCCACACCGTGCGCGACATTTTGGAGGAGCCCTTCATCGTCCAAAAACTCGGCAACAAAGAAGAACGCCGCGCTTGGGTGGCCGATCTCCTGGATAAAGTCGGCCTGCCCACCACCTCCGGCGATCGTTTCCCCTTCGAGTTCTCCGGCGGCCAGCGCCAGCGCATCGGCATCGCCCGCGCCATCGCCCTCAAGCCCAAACTCATCGTCTGTGACGAGCCCGTCTCCGCGCTCGACGTCTCCGTGCAAAGCCAGGTTCTAAACCTCTTGTTAGACCTCCAGAGGCAGATGGGACTCAGCTACCTCTTCATCGCCCACGGCCTCAGCGTCGTGAAGCACATGAGCGACCGCGTCGCCGTGATGTACTTGGGCAAGATCGTCGAGCTCGCCCCAGCGGAAACCCTTTACCGCCAGCCACTGCACGCCTACACCCGCGCCCTGCTGGATGCCATCCCCGTGCCCGATCCCGCCCTGCGCCGCCCGCGCTCCCTGCTGCAAGGGGACGTGCCCTCCCCCATCAATCCCCCCGCCGGCTGCGCCTTCGGCCATCGCATGGCCCACCCCCGCTGGAAAGACAGCGTGGGCATGGACCTCAGCTTAAAAGAAATCGCCCCCGGCCACTGGGTGCAGCCCTGCCCCTGCTGCACTTGA